Proteins co-encoded in one Armatimonadota bacterium genomic window:
- a CDS encoding SDR family NAD(P)-dependent oxidoreductase has product MYEPGAFAERVVLVSGAAHGIGRGICEAFARHGAQVWATDVLAAELEETVRRCRAASGRAEGRVLDVTDAAAVEALVADIGRIAGGVEILVHAAGGVQGQVMQPVERVTPQQWHAIVDANLTGAFHLVRAVVPQMKARGFGRIVTISSGAGRSYSQTGIQAYASAKAGLIGFTRQIARELGAFGITANSVAPGFVLSNPASIRQWEDLGPEGQRRFFDALAVKRLGEPEDIAFAVLFFASPRASYVTGQTLSVDGGRWMLG; this is encoded by the coding sequence GTGTATGAGCCCGGGGCGTTTGCCGAGCGGGTGGTGCTGGTCTCGGGCGCGGCCCACGGCATCGGCCGCGGCATCTGCGAGGCGTTCGCGCGCCACGGCGCCCAGGTGTGGGCCACCGACGTCCTGGCGGCGGAGCTGGAGGAGACCGTGCGCCGCTGCCGGGCCGCAAGCGGGCGCGCCGAGGGACGGGTGCTGGACGTGACCGACGCGGCGGCCGTCGAGGCGCTCGTGGCCGACATCGGTCGCATCGCCGGCGGTGTGGAGATCCTGGTGCACGCTGCAGGCGGCGTGCAGGGCCAGGTGATGCAGCCCGTCGAGCGCGTCACACCCCAGCAGTGGCATGCCATCGTGGACGCCAACCTCACCGGGGCCTTCCACCTGGTGCGCGCCGTGGTGCCCCAGATGAAGGCCCGTGGGTTCGGTCGCATCGTCACGATCTCGTCGGGCGCCGGGCGCTCGTACAGCCAGACCGGCATCCAGGCCTACGCCAGCGCCAAAGCCGGGCTGATCGGCTTCACCCGGCAGATCGCGCGCGAGCTGGGCGCGTTTGGCATCACCGCCAACTCGGTGGCGCCCGGGTTCGTGCTCTCCAACCCGGCCTCGATCCGCCAGTGGGAGGACCTGGGGCCCGAGGGCCAGCGCCGGTTCTTCGACGCGCTGGCCGTCAAGCGCCTCGGCGAGCCCGAGGACATCGCCTTCGCCGTGCTGTTCTTCGCGTCGCCGCGCGCAAGCTACGTCACGGGACAGACCCTGAGCGTCGATGGCGGCCGCTGGATGCTGGGATAG
- a CDS encoding M28 family peptidase: protein MPRTSTANQIPFDQVRADRLMADTEAIARWVRLSGTPEELEAARYVQAQLRRAGCRTRLLMHDAYISLPGPAALTVTAGGGATDVPCITHSFAAPTGPAGLEAEAVYAGGDPTRFAAAGVAGKVAVVDGLASPGVIAAAERAGAAGVVCLNHDPHVHEMIVSTVWGSPPPDALDRLPKIPVVSVAGRDAGPVRETIRRGGARARLVTEVQTGWRTTPLVLGDLPGAVEDTFVLFSGHLDSWHRGAMDNGSANATMLEIARILGRVRRYRGVRLAFWSGHSHGRYSGSTWYADHFWHELDARCVAHVNVDSTGGLGAVVNRHAYVMPEARAVVEAAVRAVAGGRFEGARVTRMGDQSFLGIGIPSLLMDISEQPGDSPHASRDFSVFSGGDTGGLGWWWHTTEDTPDKIDPALLVRDCKIYLGVVYTLATAPVLPFDYGATARVWLQALQAVSDGARRWVDLRPALAEARRLARAAVALRRRAAAAARAGDRRAVRAVNEALMAMGRALIPVDYTQSGRFDHDPALTPKDPPRLAALRALGQASGDQAKHLAVRAIRDLNAIRYALGQAATIAERAAAAAAPGARRVARRR from the coding sequence ATGCCACGGACGAGCACTGCGAACCAGATCCCCTTCGACCAGGTCCGCGCCGACCGCCTGATGGCCGACACCGAGGCGATCGCGCGGTGGGTGCGGCTGTCGGGCACCCCGGAAGAACTGGAGGCGGCGCGGTACGTGCAGGCCCAGCTGCGGCGGGCCGGATGCCGCACCCGGCTGCTCATGCACGACGCGTACATCAGTCTGCCGGGGCCGGCGGCCCTGACCGTCACCGCCGGCGGCGGGGCCACCGACGTGCCGTGCATCACGCACTCCTTCGCCGCGCCCACGGGCCCGGCGGGATTGGAGGCCGAGGCGGTCTACGCGGGCGGCGACCCGACGCGCTTCGCAGCGGCCGGGGTGGCGGGGAAGGTCGCCGTGGTCGACGGCCTCGCCAGCCCCGGCGTGATCGCGGCCGCGGAGCGGGCCGGCGCCGCCGGCGTGGTGTGCCTCAACCACGACCCGCACGTGCACGAGATGATCGTCTCGACGGTCTGGGGCAGTCCGCCGCCAGACGCGCTGGACCGGCTGCCGAAGATCCCGGTGGTCTCCGTGGCCGGCCGCGACGCCGGCCCGGTGCGCGAGACGATCCGCCGTGGCGGCGCGCGGGCCCGGCTGGTCACCGAGGTGCAGACCGGCTGGCGGACCACCCCGCTGGTGCTCGGTGACCTGCCCGGGGCGGTCGAGGACACGTTCGTGCTCTTCTCCGGGCACCTCGACTCGTGGCACCGCGGCGCCATGGACAACGGCTCGGCCAACGCCACGATGCTGGAGATCGCGCGGATCTTAGGCCGCGTCCGCCGCTATCGGGGCGTGCGCCTGGCGTTCTGGTCGGGCCACTCGCATGGCCGCTACTCGGGCTCGACCTGGTACGCCGATCACTTCTGGCACGAGCTCGACGCGCGGTGCGTGGCGCACGTGAACGTCGACTCGACCGGCGGGCTGGGCGCGGTGGTCAACCGCCACGCCTACGTCATGCCCGAGGCGCGGGCAGTGGTCGAGGCGGCGGTCCGCGCGGTGGCCGGCGGGCGGTTCGAGGGCGCGCGGGTCACCCGCATGGGCGACCAGTCGTTCCTGGGCATCGGCATCCCGTCGCTGCTGATGGATATCTCCGAGCAGCCCGGCGACTCGCCCCACGCCAGCCGCGACTTCAGCGTCTTCTCGGGCGGTGACACGGGCGGGCTCGGCTGGTGGTGGCACACGACCGAGGACACCCCCGACAAGATCGACCCCGCCCTGCTGGTGCGCGACTGCAAGATCTACCTGGGGGTGGTCTACACGCTGGCGACGGCGCCGGTGCTGCCGTTCGACTACGGCGCGACGGCCCGCGTGTGGCTGCAGGCGCTGCAGGCCGTCTCCGACGGCGCCCGGCGCTGGGTGGACCTGCGGCCCGCCCTGGCCGAAGCCCGCCGGCTGGCGCGGGCTGCGGTCGCGCTGCGGCGCCGCGCCGCAGCAGCAGCCCGTGCAGGCGACCGTCGCGCGGTGCGCGCGGTCAACGAGGCGCTGATGGCCATGGGGCGTGCGCTCATCCCGGTGGACTACACCCAGAGCGGGCGCTTCGACCACGACCCGGCCCTGACCCCCAAGGACCCGCCGCGGCTGGCCGCGCTGCGGGCGCTCGGGCAGGCGTCGGGCGACCAGGCCAAGCACCTGGCCGTGCGCGCCATCCGCGACCTGAACGCCATCCGCTACGCGCTGGGGCAGGCGGCCACGATCGCCGAACGGGCAGCCGCGGCGGCCGCGCCTGGCGCCCGGCGTGTCGCCCGGCGGCGCTGA